The Gloeomargarita sp. SKYB120 genome contains a region encoding:
- a CDS encoding anthranilate phosphoribosyltransferase family protein, which translates to MSRVFRELLKKIGSGEHTHQDLSRDEACLALKLMLTQEATPAQIGAFLIAHRIKRPTPAELAGMLDAYDELGPKLAPIDSLYPVVVLSQPYDGRDRTVPLSPVTALVLSSVGIPVLQHGGERMPTKEGTPLVDVWDGLGINWRVLSLAGVQQLLQQGRLGFVYVPRHFPLAYGLVPYREQIGKRPPIATLELVWCPYAGVVQLVAGYVHPPTETIMAAALQMRGLAHFVTVKGLEGSCDLPRDRTPIVTVYHQQTPERLRLNPAHYGLYGGNPRWVDLESAIKAMQQVLQGEANELHASVVWNSGFYLWQTGYAPDLESGLTHAQELLRSGRVYHHLQKLQQLAASLC; encoded by the coding sequence ATGAGCCGTGTGTTTCGTGAATTGCTCAAAAAAATTGGCAGCGGTGAGCACACCCACCAGGACTTGAGCCGGGATGAGGCCTGCTTGGCGCTCAAACTCATGCTCACCCAAGAGGCCACCCCAGCCCAGATTGGAGCGTTTTTGATTGCCCATCGCATCAAGCGCCCTACGCCCGCAGAATTGGCCGGGATGCTGGATGCTTACGATGAATTGGGTCCTAAGCTGGCGCCAATTGACAGTCTTTATCCCGTGGTGGTGCTGAGTCAACCCTACGATGGCCGCGACCGCACCGTTCCCCTGAGTCCCGTGACGGCGCTGGTGCTGAGTAGCGTGGGAATACCGGTATTGCAGCACGGGGGCGAGCGCATGCCCACCAAAGAGGGCACACCCCTGGTGGATGTATGGGACGGCTTGGGGATCAACTGGCGCGTGCTATCGCTTGCGGGAGTGCAGCAGCTGTTGCAGCAAGGGAGGCTGGGGTTTGTGTATGTGCCTAGGCATTTCCCGTTGGCCTATGGGCTGGTGCCCTACCGGGAACAGATTGGCAAGCGTCCGCCCATCGCCACGCTGGAGCTGGTTTGGTGTCCCTACGCCGGAGTGGTGCAGCTGGTGGCCGGTTACGTCCATCCCCCCACCGAAACCATCATGGCGGCGGCATTGCAGATGCGGGGACTGGCGCACTTTGTCACTGTCAAGGGGTTGGAAGGGAGTTGCGACCTGCCCCGCGACCGGACGCCGATTGTGACGGTCTATCACCAGCAAACGCCGGAGCGCCTGCGCCTTAATCCCGCCCACTACGGCCTGTACGGCGGCAACCCCCGCTGGGTGGACCTGGAAAGCGCCATCAAGGCCATGCAGCAGGTACTCCAGGGAGAAGCCAACGAACTGCACGCCAGCGTGGTGTGGAACAGCGGTTTTTACCTGTGGCAGACGGGATACGCCCCCGACCTGGAAAGTGGCCTGACCCACGCGCAGGAACTGCTCCGCAGTGGCCGGGTGTACCACCATCTCCAAAAGCTCCAGCAGTTGGCAGCATCCCTATGTTGA
- a CDS encoding molybdopterin molybdotransferase MoeA: MLTVEQATARIWEHLPDWGSTTLALDTGVTGTLASPVVTDRPYPPLDRVMMDGIALVWSRYQGGQRVFPITGTAIAGHPPVVLADPQACIEVMTGAPLPQGCDLVIPYEYLDINGSVATIVRPQDWPPYAHVDRQGSSAPAQQEVLAPGHRLKPPDWGILASLGYTRVNVQRFPRTLIISTGDELVAPDVSPQPYQLRQSNPYALRAALRQHGYPDVDVLVLPDDENKLRAVYEQASQDYDQLIYTGGISQGKRDLLPKLWREMGVTCYVQGVRQRPGKPLWFGVDHQRQTVVFGLPGNPVASLVCLYRYVLQLTPRYGKLTEPVVFTPPLTYFLPVRVHYSPQADIWVTPQPVKNSGDFLGLAGTDGFIELPAERSEFGVGECFPLYGW; the protein is encoded by the coding sequence ATGTTGACGGTGGAGCAGGCCACAGCTCGTATCTGGGAGCATCTGCCCGATTGGGGGAGCACCACCCTGGCGCTCGATACGGGGGTAACGGGCACACTGGCGAGTCCCGTGGTAACCGACCGCCCCTACCCACCCCTGGACCGGGTAATGATGGACGGCATTGCCCTGGTGTGGTCGCGCTATCAAGGGGGGCAGCGGGTTTTTCCCATTACTGGTACGGCAATCGCAGGACATCCCCCTGTCGTACTTGCAGACCCCCAAGCGTGCATCGAAGTCATGACCGGTGCGCCGTTGCCCCAGGGATGCGACCTGGTGATTCCCTACGAGTACCTGGACATCAACGGGTCAGTGGCTACCATTGTTCGTCCCCAGGACTGGCCGCCCTATGCCCATGTGGACCGGCAAGGGAGTAGCGCGCCCGCCCAGCAGGAAGTGCTCGCGCCGGGACACCGGTTAAAGCCGCCCGACTGGGGCATTCTGGCGTCCCTGGGCTACACGCGCGTCAATGTCCAGCGTTTCCCCCGCACCCTGATCATCAGCACCGGCGATGAGCTGGTCGCCCCTGACGTTTCTCCCCAGCCCTATCAACTGCGCCAGTCCAATCCCTACGCCTTGCGAGCGGCCCTGCGGCAACACGGTTATCCAGATGTGGACGTGCTGGTGCTTCCCGACGATGAAAATAAGCTGCGGGCGGTCTATGAGCAAGCCAGCCAGGACTATGACCAACTCATCTACACCGGCGGCATCTCCCAGGGGAAGCGCGACCTGTTGCCGAAGTTGTGGCGGGAGATGGGTGTGACCTGTTACGTCCAGGGGGTGCGCCAGCGGCCAGGCAAACCCCTGTGGTTTGGGGTGGACCACCAGCGACAAACCGTGGTTTTTGGGTTGCCAGGAAATCCCGTCGCCAGCCTGGTATGTCTCTATCGGTACGTCCTGCAGTTGACGCCCCGCTACGGCAAGCTCACCGAACCTGTAGTGTTTACACCGCCACTGACGTACTTTCTGCCGGTGCGGGTTCATTACAGTCCCCAGGCCGACATTTGGGTGACGCCCCAGCCGGTGAAAAACTCCGGGGATTTTTTGGGCCTGGCTGGTACAGATGGCTTCATCGAGTTGCCCGCTGAGCGGAGTGAATTTGGCGTGGGTGAGTGTTTTCCGTTGTATGGTTGGTAA